One stretch of Roseimicrobium sp. ORNL1 DNA includes these proteins:
- a CDS encoding ABC transporter ATP-binding protein: MLPVTAPVTVPPSDTLSSAPTTTPAKGTLVFEARKVRKVYHTGELDVVALHGVDLDFYSGELVVLLGASGSGKSTLLNILGGLDVPTSGHLNYKGWPLTDAEEKTLTLFRRNCVGFVFQFYNLIPSLTARENVALITDIARDPMKPEEALELVGLKARMDHFPSQLSGGEQQRVAIARAIAKKPEVLLCDEPTGALDVHTGIQVLEAVERINRELGTLTVVITHNAAMAEMADRVLHLSDGQIVKQRHNETRMPVSSLEW, encoded by the coding sequence ATGCTCCCCGTGACAGCCCCCGTCACCGTGCCTCCATCTGACACGTTATCCTCCGCGCCGACCACCACCCCGGCCAAGGGCACTCTTGTATTTGAGGCCCGCAAAGTACGCAAGGTCTACCACACCGGCGAGTTGGATGTGGTGGCGCTGCATGGTGTGGACCTCGACTTCTACTCCGGCGAGCTCGTCGTGCTGCTGGGCGCTTCCGGCAGCGGCAAGTCCACCCTGCTGAACATCCTTGGCGGTTTGGACGTGCCCACGTCCGGCCACCTGAACTACAAGGGCTGGCCACTCACGGATGCGGAGGAGAAGACGCTCACCCTCTTCCGCCGCAACTGCGTGGGGTTCGTCTTCCAATTTTACAACCTCATCCCAAGTCTCACCGCGCGGGAGAATGTCGCGCTCATCACGGACATCGCCCGCGATCCCATGAAGCCCGAGGAAGCACTGGAACTCGTGGGCTTGAAGGCGCGCATGGATCACTTCCCCTCCCAGCTCTCCGGCGGTGAGCAGCAGCGCGTGGCCATTGCACGTGCGATTGCCAAGAAGCCCGAGGTGCTGCTGTGCGACGAACCCACCGGCGCGCTGGACGTGCACACCGGCATCCAGGTGCTGGAAGCGGTGGAGCGCATCAATCGCGAGCTCGGCACCCTGACCGTGGTCATCACGCACAACGCGGCCATGGCCGAGATGGCGGACCGCGTGCTGCACCTTTCCGACGGACAAATCGTCAAACAACGGCATAACGAGACACGCATGCCGGTGAGCAGCCTTGAGTGGTGA
- a CDS encoding site-specific tyrosine recombinase: MQQEIDSFILHLATERGLSTNYQLLVSQVLTRFASWMQMKHQKAAVAEVVTDDITDYLGMRKGDGIVASSLRIELVALKIFFRWLAVRGFRKGDPAEPVLPPRVEARLPDTLNEQDVGHLLESVQGHEPLDLRDRAMLELTYASGLRVSEVTGTKLENLNLDEGWIRVTGKGNKTRLVPVGQEARASVQRYLNSARPALVKPKTQSWIFINRNGGKLTTARIWQIFRERAEQAGIDPERIHPHLLRHSFATHLLGNGADLRVIQEMLGHADIATTQIYTHVDQNRLKDTHRRFHPRR; this comes from the coding sequence GTGCAGCAAGAAATCGACAGCTTCATCCTTCACCTCGCCACGGAGCGCGGGCTGTCGACGAACTATCAGCTGCTCGTCTCCCAGGTGCTCACGCGCTTCGCCTCATGGATGCAAATGAAGCACCAGAAGGCCGCAGTCGCAGAGGTGGTGACGGATGACATCACGGACTATCTTGGCATGCGCAAGGGCGATGGCATTGTCGCCTCCAGCCTGCGCATTGAGCTGGTCGCCTTGAAAATCTTCTTCCGCTGGCTCGCGGTCCGTGGCTTTCGCAAAGGCGACCCTGCGGAGCCTGTGCTGCCTCCGCGTGTGGAGGCGCGCCTGCCCGATACTTTGAATGAACAGGACGTCGGCCATCTCCTGGAGTCCGTGCAGGGTCATGAGCCGCTCGATCTACGCGACCGCGCCATGCTGGAACTCACCTACGCCAGCGGACTGCGAGTGAGCGAGGTCACCGGTACCAAGCTGGAAAACCTCAATCTCGACGAAGGCTGGATCCGCGTCACTGGAAAAGGGAACAAGACCCGCCTAGTCCCCGTCGGGCAGGAAGCGCGAGCGTCAGTTCAGCGTTATCTGAATTCTGCACGACCCGCCTTGGTGAAGCCCAAGACGCAGAGCTGGATCTTCATCAATCGCAACGGCGGCAAGCTCACCACCGCGCGCATCTGGCAAATCTTCCGCGAACGCGCGGAGCAGGCAGGCATCGACCCCGAGCGCATTCATCCGCACCTGCTGCGCCACAGCTTCGCCACGCATCTGCTGGGAAATGGAGCGGACCTGCGAGTCATCCAGGAAATGCTGGGCCATGCGGATATCGCCACCACGCAGATCTATACACATGTGGACCAGAATCGCCTGAAGGACACGCATCGTCGCTTCCATCCGCGAAGATAG
- a CDS encoding DUF6268 family outer membrane beta-barrel protein, whose translation MRRFLSFLPLFVAATTAVTALQAGEVIASKAPAQVTASKGTDEALLKEFLAPELAFRYDYDFPMSLENAAGEYSMHEFRASVPLPPVMTDTFILLAKLNYRLFLADVDTSVLHEDLDLHTLRLPIQAAWLSPTSPWLAAAYVEPGISSDFNRINSDAFDLSAGFGIGYRFSPNFMAAVGAGYSRNYGDDDVFPVLALLWRVSDRFTVTFSPDGLIPSYKVSDDLYIKLRAELIGGRWLIEDEEGRGRILRLQGASATLQAEQRLFKDCWLTLGVGINAFSELRIEDSNKRELLDEDLEDGVVIRTGLKWVF comes from the coding sequence ATGCGCCGCTTCCTTTCCTTCCTGCCGTTGTTCGTCGCTGCCACCACTGCTGTCACTGCCTTGCAGGCTGGTGAAGTCATTGCCTCCAAAGCTCCTGCTCAAGTCACCGCCAGCAAGGGCACGGATGAAGCCCTGCTGAAGGAGTTCCTCGCCCCGGAGCTGGCCTTCCGCTACGACTACGATTTCCCCATGTCCCTGGAGAATGCCGCCGGCGAATACTCCATGCACGAGTTCCGCGCCAGCGTGCCGCTGCCTCCGGTGATGACGGATACCTTCATCCTTCTCGCGAAGCTGAACTACCGTCTCTTCCTCGCGGATGTGGATACCTCGGTGCTGCATGAGGACCTCGACCTCCACACGCTGCGCCTGCCTATCCAGGCCGCCTGGCTTTCACCCACCAGCCCCTGGCTTGCCGCTGCGTATGTGGAGCCTGGTATCTCCAGCGACTTCAATCGCATCAACAGCGACGCCTTCGACCTCTCCGCCGGCTTTGGCATTGGCTACCGCTTCTCGCCCAACTTCATGGCCGCCGTCGGCGCGGGCTATTCGCGCAACTATGGCGATGACGACGTATTCCCCGTGCTCGCCCTGCTCTGGCGTGTGAGTGATCGCTTCACTGTCACCTTCTCGCCTGATGGACTCATCCCCTCCTACAAAGTAAGTGATGACCTCTACATCAAGCTGCGTGCCGAGCTCATCGGTGGCCGCTGGCTCATTGAGGACGAAGAAGGCCGCGGGCGCATCCTCCGCCTGCAAGGCGCCAGCGCCACCCTCCAAGCCGAGCAACGTCTCTTCAAAGATTGCTGGCTCACCCTCGGTGTTGGTATCAATGCCTTCTCCGAGTTGCGTATCGAAGACAGCAACAAAAGAGAACTGCTGGACGAAGACCTCGAAGATGGCGTGGTCATCCGCACGGGATTGAAGTGGGTCTTCTAA
- a CDS encoding acetylxylan esterase → MHASSRFTAALLAGSLAMVSTSLRTHAQERPGINYDESKAGGLPNLDPLTASDGTKITTKEQWLEKRKPELMKLFASEVYGKTPGGATKATKVEVLSEDKNALGGKATMRRVRLSFSNGAVLTEGGKDQPSQKGDGYTSHADLLLFTPNGLTKPAPAFVQLNFGGNHYTTTDPSIPISDAWFRNDKDGNYVNNKATEKSRGSGERRWPYKEIIERGYAVCTAYYGDFDPDFDDGFQNGVQPLFYKDGQTKPAADEWGSIGAWAWGMSRMADYLQGVPEVDGKKLISVGHSRLGKTSLWAGAQDERFGIVVSNDSGAGGAALSKRIYGETVAVLNKSFPHWFCDNFNKYSDNEKDLPVDQHELIALMAPRPVYIASATEDNWADQKGEFLGGKLAEPVYALFGLKGLGVDEPPAPDKSVGDAIGYHNRTGKHDILLFDWEQYMNFADKHWGKPQ, encoded by the coding sequence ATGCACGCATCCTCCCGCTTCACCGCCGCGCTTCTGGCTGGCAGCCTCGCGATGGTATCCACGTCACTCCGCACGCATGCGCAGGAGCGCCCCGGCATCAATTACGATGAATCCAAAGCCGGTGGCCTGCCCAATCTGGATCCACTCACGGCATCCGATGGCACGAAGATCACCACCAAGGAGCAGTGGCTGGAGAAGCGGAAGCCGGAGCTCATGAAGCTCTTCGCGAGTGAGGTGTATGGGAAGACACCCGGTGGCGCGACCAAAGCCACTAAAGTGGAAGTGTTATCTGAAGATAAGAACGCCCTCGGTGGCAAGGCCACGATGCGACGCGTCCGGCTGTCCTTCAGCAACGGCGCCGTGCTCACGGAGGGTGGCAAGGATCAGCCCAGTCAGAAAGGCGATGGCTACACGAGCCACGCCGACCTGCTGCTTTTCACGCCCAACGGCCTCACCAAGCCGGCACCCGCCTTTGTACAGCTGAACTTCGGTGGCAATCACTACACGACCACGGACCCCAGCATTCCCATTTCCGATGCCTGGTTCCGCAATGATAAGGACGGCAACTATGTGAACAACAAGGCCACGGAGAAGAGCCGTGGCAGTGGCGAACGACGCTGGCCGTACAAGGAAATCATCGAGCGTGGATATGCCGTGTGTACCGCCTACTACGGCGACTTCGATCCTGATTTTGATGATGGATTCCAGAACGGCGTGCAGCCGCTCTTCTACAAGGACGGTCAGACCAAGCCCGCAGCAGATGAGTGGGGCAGCATCGGCGCGTGGGCCTGGGGCATGAGCCGCATGGCGGACTACCTGCAAGGCGTCCCGGAAGTCGATGGCAAGAAGCTCATCTCCGTGGGCCACTCCCGCCTGGGCAAGACCTCCCTCTGGGCCGGCGCGCAGGATGAGCGCTTCGGTATTGTTGTCAGCAACGACTCCGGCGCGGGTGGCGCGGCCCTGAGCAAGCGCATCTATGGCGAGACTGTGGCCGTGCTGAACAAGAGCTTCCCTCACTGGTTCTGCGACAACTTCAACAAGTACTCCGACAACGAAAAGGATCTACCCGTGGACCAGCACGAACTCATCGCTCTCATGGCCCCACGACCGGTCTACATCGCCAGCGCCACCGAGGATAACTGGGCTGACCAAAAAGGCGAGTTCCTCGGCGGAAAGCTTGCCGAACCCGTGTACGCCCTCTTCGGCCTGAAAGGTCTCGGCGTGGATGAACCCCCAGCCCCCGACAAGAGTGTGGGCGATGCCATTGGTTATCACAACCGCACCGGCAAGCACGACATCCTGCTGTTTGACTGGGAGCAGTACATGAACTTCGCCGACAAGCACTGGGGCAAGCCGCAGTGA